The proteins below come from a single Rickettsiales bacterium genomic window:
- a CDS encoding DUF2671 domain-containing protein gives MPLNDMTSATYLRQSSTLIHDALKNGLDVLQMANGDIVTTGTQVVVTRYVWDHDKGKLVKAKQNAQPEKNAKKAGKAEITSRRSKEREPEDA, from the coding sequence ATGCCACTTAACGACATGACGAGCGCCACGTACCTGCGTCAGTCCTCCACGTTGATTCACGATGCGCTGAAAAACGGGCTCGACGTATTGCAAATGGCTAACGGCGATATTGTGACCACCGGCACTCAGGTTGTCGTAACGCGTTATGTTTGGGACCATGATAAGGGTAAGCTCGTGAAAGCCAAACAAAATGCACAGCCGGAAAAGAATGCGAAGAAAGCAGGCAAGGCAGAAATTACTTCCCGCCGTAGTAAGGAAAGGGAGCCGGAGGATGCCTAG
- a CDS encoding gamma carbonic anhydrase family protein, protein MLMPYKQISPTIAPSAFIAPGAVVIGDVHIGEESGVWFGCVIRGDVNYIRIGARTNIQDGTVIHVTRKTGPTIIGSGVTIGHSVLLHACTLEDDCFIGMHATIMDGAVVESGAWVAAGALVTPGKRILKGQVWAGNPARYMRDMKPEETDFIPVSSNNYVELAAEYK, encoded by the coding sequence ATGCTCATGCCCTATAAACAGATATCTCCGACGATAGCGCCGAGCGCTTTCATTGCTCCGGGAGCGGTCGTGATCGGCGATGTGCATATCGGTGAGGAAAGCGGTGTGTGGTTCGGCTGTGTGATCCGTGGCGATGTCAATTATATCCGTATCGGCGCGCGCACCAACATCCAGGACGGCACGGTCATTCATGTCACGCGCAAGACGGGGCCGACGATCATCGGCAGCGGCGTTACGATCGGCCATAGTGTGCTGCTGCATGCCTGCACGCTGGAAGACGATTGTTTCATCGGTATGCATGCCACGATCATGGATGGCGCGGTGGTGGAAAGCGGCGCATGGGTTGCTGCGGGAGCGCTGGTCACTCCGGGCAAGCGTATTCTTAAAGGGCAGGTCTGGGCGGGTAACCCGGCCCGCTATATGCGCGATATGAAGCCGGAAGAAACGGATTTTATCCCTGTCTCCAGCAATAATTACGTCGAGCTGGCGGCGGAGTACAAGTAG
- the argC gene encoding N-acetyl-gamma-glutamyl-phosphate reductase: MKQRVAIIGASGYTGAELLRFLLNHPHVEIAYLTADSQAGKPMREVYPHLDFAGLPDLIPLSQVDYAKVDIVFCCLPHGTTQQVIAAIPRSVKVIDLSADFRLENIETYAQWYGHAHQAPDLQKEAVYGLTEHARDAVKASRLIANPGCYPTSSLLPLMPLLKAGLIEADGIIIDAKSGVSGAGRAAKQAMLYTEVNEGMNAYGVASHRHAPEIEQGLSQACGKQVLVNFTPHLIPMNRGMLSTIYVTLAAGKSAADLDAALRKAYEGEAFVKVAAKGITPATHMVRGTNFCLMAVFQDRLPGRAIIVSVIDNLVKGASGQAIQNMNLMCGYPETLSIHHTAVFP, encoded by the coding sequence ATGAAACAACGCGTAGCGATTATCGGTGCCAGCGGTTATACCGGGGCGGAGCTGCTCAGGTTCCTGCTTAACCACCCGCATGTGGAGATTGCATATCTGACGGCGGACAGCCAGGCTGGCAAGCCGATGCGCGAGGTTTATCCGCATCTGGATTTTGCCGGGCTGCCGGATCTTATTCCGCTGTCGCAGGTGGATTATGCGAAAGTGGATATCGTATTCTGCTGCCTGCCACATGGTACGACGCAGCAGGTTATCGCAGCCATCCCGCGCTCGGTGAAAGTGATCGACCTGTCGGCGGATTTCCGGCTGGAAAATATTGAGACCTATGCGCAGTGGTACGGCCACGCGCATCAGGCACCGGATTTGCAAAAAGAAGCTGTCTATGGCCTCACGGAACATGCGCGCGATGCGGTTAAAGCTTCCCGTCTGATTGCCAATCCCGGCTGCTATCCGACGTCATCGCTGCTGCCACTTATGCCGCTGCTGAAAGCGGGGCTGATTGAGGCGGACGGTATCATCATCGATGCCAAATCTGGGGTCAGCGGAGCAGGCAGGGCAGCGAAGCAGGCCATGCTGTACACGGAGGTCAATGAAGGCATGAACGCATATGGCGTTGCGTCGCATCGCCATGCGCCGGAAATCGAGCAGGGGCTTTCGCAGGCTTGCGGAAAGCAGGTGCTGGTGAACTTTACGCCGCATCTGATCCCGATGAACCGTGGCATGCTTTCGACCATCTATGTCACCCTTGCAGCTGGCAAGAGCGCGGCCGATCTCGATGCGGCTTTGCGTAAGGCCTATGAAGGCGAAGCTTTTGTAAAAGTGGCGGCGAAGGGTATTACACCAGCGACACATATGGTGCGGGGCACGAATTTCTGTCTCATGGCCGTATTCCAGGACCGGTTGCCGGGCAGGGCGATCATCGTGTCGGTTATCGATAACCTGGTCAAGGGTGCATCCGGTCAGGCGATCCAGAACATGAACCTCATGTGCGGATATCCTGAGACGCTTTCGATTCATCATACGGCAGTGTTCCCATAA
- the ubiG gene encoding bifunctional 2-polyprenyl-6-hydroxyphenol methylase/3-demethylubiquinol 3-O-methyltransferase UbiG — translation MEANTVDQEDVERFSRIAEEWWDENGKFRPLHRINPVRLQYIRDQACAHFGRDPQKIRPLAGLRLLDVGCGGGLLAEPFTRLGATVTAIDASDKNIRVASLHAQKMGLSIDYRNTTPEQLVAEGMEAYDIVLALEVVEHVADVTAFLNACTKLVKPEGMLFMSTLNRTIKSYAFAIAGAEYVLRWLPRGTHQWKKFLKPAELCSGLRRQNMRVTHMTGMAFNPLQNSWSLDERDLDVNYLLAAIPA, via the coding sequence ATGGAAGCCAATACCGTCGATCAGGAAGATGTAGAGCGTTTCTCGCGCATTGCCGAGGAATGGTGGGATGAAAACGGCAAATTCAGGCCGCTTCACCGCATCAACCCGGTGCGTCTGCAATATATCCGCGACCAGGCCTGTGCGCATTTCGGGCGCGATCCGCAGAAGATCAGGCCGCTTGCAGGGCTCAGGCTGCTGGATGTGGGCTGTGGCGGCGGGCTGCTGGCCGAACCGTTTACGCGGCTTGGAGCTACGGTGACGGCCATTGATGCTTCGGATAAGAATATCCGCGTGGCATCGCTGCATGCGCAGAAAATGGGGCTTTCGATCGATTACCGCAATACCACGCCCGAACAGCTGGTGGCAGAAGGCATGGAAGCCTATGATATCGTGCTTGCGCTGGAAGTGGTGGAGCATGTGGCGGATGTAACGGCTTTCCTGAATGCCTGCACAAAGCTCGTGAAGCCGGAAGGCATGCTGTTTATGTCTACGCTGAACCGCACGATCAAATCCTATGCGTTTGCGATTGCAGGTGCGGAATATGTGCTGCGCTGGCTACCGCGTGGCACGCATCAATGGAAGAAATTCCTGAAACCTGCCGAGCTTTGCTCGGGATTGCGCCGACAGAATATGCGCGTGACGCATATGACGGGCATGGCTTTCAATCCGCTGCAAAACAGCTGGAGCCTTGACGAGCGCGATTTAGACGTTAATTATCTGCTCGCGGCGATACCTGCCTGA
- the rimI gene encoding ribosomal protein S18-alanine N-acetyltransferase, producing MTINIEITRQPDTEALAAIHRSCFETPWDAQAIAELLYYSGTQALVAQDYTGFALTRTIYDELEILTLAVSPEHRRHGIGKALLEAILNWAREKGVKTIFLEVRISNEAAQELYKNAGFELLNTRKDYYRNADGTHEDAAVMRKKLESE from the coding sequence ATGACAATCAATATAGAGATCACCCGGCAGCCCGATACGGAAGCCCTTGCCGCCATCCACCGGAGCTGCTTCGAAACGCCCTGGGACGCACAGGCGATTGCGGAATTATTATATTACAGCGGCACACAAGCCCTTGTTGCACAAGATTATACCGGCTTTGCACTGACCAGGACTATTTACGACGAACTCGAAATCCTGACCCTTGCTGTGTCCCCCGAACATCGCAGACACGGCATAGGCAAAGCGCTTCTGGAAGCTATTTTGAACTGGGCAAGGGAAAAAGGGGTTAAAACCATATTCCTCGAAGTGCGCATAAGTAATGAAGCCGCACAAGAATTATATAAAAATGCAGGCTTCGAACTTCTCAATACCCGGAAAGATTACTACCGCAATGCGGACGGCACCCACGAAGACGCCGCCGTTATGCGCAAGAAGCTGGAATCAGAATAA
- a CDS encoding Hsp20/alpha crystallin family protein, translating into MTMRDLLNTSRSPVSVERGGNPIVTFQDEVNRLFGEFFGEPSVSVWRRPATAQNAVLSPALDVSETPQGYKIAAELPGLDVKDVQITASEGYLVIKGEKKAVAKEEKEGYFRQERSYGAFQRVVALPEIADLDNADAKMDKGVLTVSIPKKAEAKPKERTIEIKHAA; encoded by the coding sequence ATGACAATGCGCGATTTATTGAATACCAGCCGCTCCCCGGTTTCCGTCGAAAGGGGCGGCAATCCTATCGTGACGTTTCAGGATGAGGTAAACAGGCTGTTTGGCGAATTCTTCGGCGAACCTTCGGTTTCCGTATGGCGCCGTCCTGCCACTGCCCAGAATGCAGTGCTCAGCCCGGCACTCGATGTCAGCGAGACCCCGCAAGGCTATAAGATAGCTGCCGAACTGCCGGGACTGGACGTCAAGGACGTGCAGATTACGGCTTCGGAAGGGTATCTCGTTATTAAGGGTGAGAAAAAGGCTGTGGCCAAGGAAGAGAAAGAAGGCTATTTCCGTCAGGAACGTTCTTACGGCGCATTCCAGCGTGTAGTTGCTCTTCCTGAGATTGCCGATCTCGATAATGCTGATGCCAAGATGGATAAAGGCGTACTGACGGTTTCCATTCCCAAAAAAGCGGAGGCGAAGCCGAAAGAACGGACTATTGAAATCAAGCATGCTGCGTAG
- a CDS encoding ATP-binding protein produces MAKLHMICGLPCSGKTTLARKLEAELPALRFSPDEWLEPFIGARDWDKDVEAYNQQRLQMEAMLLDFALRAVSQGINAILDNGFWGREERDTYRTKARERGINVKLHYMDVSREELLLRLKKRNDDLKPGIFYITESQLVEWLGRFQPPDADELSE; encoded by the coding sequence ATGGCTAAACTGCATATGATCTGCGGCCTGCCGTGTTCGGGCAAGACAACGCTGGCAAGGAAGCTTGAGGCGGAACTTCCCGCCCTGCGTTTTTCGCCGGATGAATGGCTGGAACCTTTCATCGGTGCGAGGGACTGGGATAAAGATGTAGAGGCTTACAACCAACAACGCCTGCAGATGGAAGCGATGCTGCTGGATTTTGCTTTGCGAGCTGTAAGCCAGGGAATCAACGCTATTTTGGATAACGGTTTCTGGGGCAGGGAAGAGCGAGACACGTATCGTACCAAGGCAAGAGAGCGTGGTATCAATGTAAAACTGCACTATATGGACGTTTCCCGTGAAGAGCTTCTGTTGCGGCTTAAAAAGCGCAATGATGACCTAAAGCCAGGCATTTTTTATATCACCGAAAGCCAGCTTGTTGAATGGCTTGGGCGTTTTCAGCCACCAGATGCAGATGAATTGAGTGAATAA